The following proteins come from a genomic window of Natronosalvus vescus:
- a CDS encoding class I SAM-dependent methyltransferase: protein MREEDEGARGENESNGTDSEVTTDSEVEATGFVAKEDRESQSDGDSNRDADSSPENLNQDTNSSQAVPTQHTDSSDPTLESNLHPLAVVVEKSRSETAIESLQAEGVYDDDRRVREYGPETVALPVLEPPADTAVLEVIRQVDPDYRTRDLTDHLRERGWSDADLETAPGSWAVVGSVILVRLPPECHDETEVAEALLELHGEAETVLADDGIANEAESGTYREPRTRLLAGSRDTETVHVEDGTHYALDPTRVMFSPGNQAERRRMATVVEPDERVFDMFAGVGYFTLPMARAGAGVTATELNPTAFRYLLENAMANEVSRQVDAYHSDCRDLAADVTADRVVMGYYGVADGVDDEGHGARSDEAVDFLPAALEALEPGGVIHYHEATPEAELWERPIGRLEAAVERVGRSLEVLETRRVKSHSAGVEHVVVDARVR from the coding sequence ATGCGTGAGGAAGACGAGGGGGCTCGAGGCGAGAACGAGTCCAACGGTACGGATAGTGAAGTTACTACGGATTCTGAAGTTGAAGCTACAGGTTTTGTAGCGAAGGAAGATAGGGAATCGCAGAGCGATGGCGATTCGAACCGGGACGCCGACTCGAGCCCGGAGAACCTGAATCAGGACACGAACTCGAGCCAAGCCGTCCCGACCCAGCACACAGACTCCAGCGACCCAACCCTCGAGTCGAACCTACACCCCCTGGCCGTCGTCGTCGAGAAGTCACGATCCGAGACCGCGATCGAATCCCTGCAAGCCGAGGGCGTCTACGACGACGACCGCCGGGTGCGGGAGTACGGCCCCGAAACGGTCGCGCTGCCGGTGCTCGAGCCACCCGCCGACACGGCCGTCCTCGAGGTAATCCGTCAGGTCGACCCCGACTATCGTACCCGCGACCTCACCGACCACCTCCGCGAGCGCGGGTGGAGCGACGCCGACCTCGAGACGGCACCGGGGTCGTGGGCCGTCGTCGGCTCGGTGATCCTCGTTCGGCTGCCTCCGGAGTGCCACGACGAAACCGAGGTCGCTGAAGCCTTGCTCGAGTTGCACGGCGAGGCCGAGACCGTGCTGGCCGACGACGGAATCGCGAACGAGGCGGAGAGCGGCACCTACCGCGAACCCCGGACGCGTCTGCTCGCGGGCTCGAGGGACACCGAAACGGTGCACGTCGAGGACGGCACGCACTACGCCCTCGACCCGACACGGGTGATGTTCTCGCCGGGGAACCAGGCCGAGCGTCGACGGATGGCGACGGTCGTAGAGCCCGACGAACGCGTCTTCGACATGTTCGCCGGCGTCGGCTACTTCACGCTCCCGATGGCGCGGGCGGGAGCAGGGGTGACCGCGACCGAACTGAACCCGACGGCGTTTCGCTACCTGCTCGAGAACGCGATGGCCAACGAGGTCTCGAGACAGGTCGACGCCTACCACAGCGACTGTCGCGATCTGGCGGCGGACGTCACCGCCGACCGGGTCGTCATGGGCTACTACGGCGTCGCCGATGGCGTCGACGACGAGGGCCACGGCGCGAGATCCGACGAGGCCGTCGACTTTCTCCCCGCGGCCCTCGAGGCGCTCGAGCCCGGCGGGGTGATCCACTATCACGAGGCGACGCCCGAGGCGGAGCTGTGGGAGCGACCGATCGGTCGGCTCGAGGCCGCCGTCGAGCGGGTTGGGCGGAGTCTCGAGGTGCTCGAGACGCGACGCGTCAAATCCCACAGCGCGGGCGTCGAACACGTGGTGGTGGACGCTCGCGTAAGGTGA
- a CDS encoding 60S ribosomal export protein NMD3: MTDSRAFCPRCGDPVPDRREDDDAAVDPLRPSAEVDLCDSCYFDDFEFIDAPDRIDVRVCAQCGAVHRGRRWVDVGAQDYTDVAIEEVSEALAVHVDVDDVAWQVEPEEVGPNTVRMHSYFTGIVRGTPVEEQVMVPVKIARQTCTRCGRIAGDYYASIVQIRAEDRTPTTEEIERAKVIAEDIVADMEATGDRNAFITETTETDDGLNMRVSTNKIGKKIANKMVEEFGGTVNDAETLVTEDEDGNGVYRVTFAVRLPPYVPGDVIDLAYDDGGPVLVSSAHGNLKGIRLTTGERYEASYEEGNAPDARKLGEHDDAVETTVVTVEDERSIQVLDPETFQAKTIARPDYVDPDTETVPTLKSRAGLHVLPENDA, from the coding sequence ATGACCGATTCGCGTGCGTTCTGTCCTCGCTGTGGCGATCCAGTCCCGGATCGACGCGAGGACGACGACGCTGCCGTCGACCCGTTGCGCCCGAGCGCCGAGGTCGACCTCTGTGATAGCTGTTACTTCGACGATTTCGAGTTCATCGACGCGCCAGACCGGATCGACGTCCGCGTCTGCGCCCAGTGTGGGGCCGTCCACCGGGGTCGCCGCTGGGTCGACGTCGGTGCCCAGGATTACACCGACGTCGCCATCGAGGAGGTGAGCGAGGCGCTCGCCGTCCACGTCGACGTCGACGACGTCGCCTGGCAGGTCGAACCCGAGGAAGTCGGCCCGAATACGGTACGGATGCACAGTTATTTCACCGGCATCGTCCGTGGCACACCCGTCGAAGAACAGGTGATGGTACCCGTAAAGATCGCCCGCCAGACCTGTACCCGGTGTGGCCGGATCGCCGGCGACTACTACGCCAGCATCGTCCAGATCCGCGCCGAGGATCGAACCCCCACGACCGAAGAGATCGAACGCGCGAAGGTGATCGCCGAGGACATCGTCGCCGACATGGAGGCGACGGGCGACCGCAACGCCTTCATCACCGAGACGACCGAGACCGACGACGGCCTCAACATGCGGGTCTCGACCAACAAGATCGGCAAGAAGATCGCGAACAAGATGGTCGAGGAGTTCGGCGGCACCGTGAACGACGCCGAAACGCTCGTCACCGAGGACGAAGACGGCAACGGCGTCTACCGCGTCACGTTCGCCGTCCGACTCCCCCCGTACGTCCCCGGCGACGTGATCGATCTCGCGTACGACGACGGCGGGCCCGTCCTCGTCAGTAGCGCCCACGGCAACCTCAAGGGTATTCGGCTCACGACCGGCGAGCGCTACGAAGCCAGCTACGAAGAGGGGAACGCTCCCGATGCGCGCAAACTCGGCGAGCACGACGACGCCGTCGAGACGACCGTCGTCACCGTCGAGGACGAGCGCTCGATCCAGGTGCTCGATCCCGAAACCTTCCAGGCGAAGACAATTGCTCGACCGGACTACGTCGATCCCGACACTGAGACGGTTCCCACCCTCAAGAGTCGCGCCGGCCTCCACGTCCTCCCGGAGAACGATGCGTGA
- a CDS encoding PQQ-binding-like beta-propeller repeat protein: MTNTTRRHVLKYTGLTVAVGGILSTRPATADSGSNGASAVGWSSIRGNAGNTAYVPDESGPDASAAVAWEYDHGGPVAVVDGIVFLTVDGAIHALDADSGELLGETNDIGAGGTPAVVDGTLYVGGDRLTAIDIGNDEVGWEIDLEPDDAVPSPTVVEGTVFVVADGTLYAIEADDGDEAWTFEPDDGSLIEQPVAAGDGAVFTTDGETLYATEIDDGSERWTNDHGEYRAQLIVATNRAVSTQAGGDDLVAVYETDTGELNWGKSGSAVGLATSEHVYMAAEDGIVGYHHETGEEHWRSTIEDATFGMPVGAGPTVYVGIDDSSEGTGVAAFDVVEDDLEWVVETESRPTDLAFADGTVFASDDGLLAIRSGGGENGVDDPDEDDGEANESDDGDDAESVDDENGADDDDETDDGETETDEGDGESDEDDDVVFGTELDDGTDEQDDGMPGFTTGAGVVSGALTLEWLRRRADGLDDPVE; the protein is encoded by the coding sequence ATGACGAATACGACGAGACGGCACGTGTTGAAGTACACCGGGCTAACAGTTGCCGTCGGGGGGATTCTCTCTACGCGCCCGGCAACTGCCGATAGCGGCTCGAACGGGGCGTCCGCTGTTGGCTGGTCGTCCATCCGCGGAAACGCGGGCAACACCGCCTACGTACCGGATGAGAGCGGGCCGGACGCATCTGCCGCCGTCGCCTGGGAGTACGACCACGGCGGCCCGGTCGCCGTCGTCGACGGGATCGTTTTCCTGACCGTCGACGGGGCGATCCACGCACTGGACGCGGACAGCGGGGAACTGCTCGGAGAAACCAACGACATTGGGGCTGGTGGCACGCCGGCCGTCGTCGACGGCACGCTCTACGTCGGTGGCGACCGGTTGACCGCGATCGATATCGGCAACGACGAGGTCGGCTGGGAGATCGACCTCGAGCCCGACGACGCCGTTCCGTCTCCGACCGTCGTCGAGGGAACGGTGTTCGTCGTCGCGGATGGAACGCTCTACGCGATCGAGGCCGACGACGGGGACGAGGCGTGGACGTTCGAACCCGACGACGGCTCGCTGATCGAACAGCCCGTCGCCGCTGGCGACGGGGCCGTCTTCACGACGGACGGCGAGACGCTGTACGCAACCGAGATCGACGACGGGAGCGAGCGGTGGACGAACGACCACGGGGAGTATCGAGCGCAACTCATCGTTGCGACCAACCGCGCCGTCTCGACCCAGGCCGGCGGTGACGACCTGGTGGCTGTCTACGAGACGGACACAGGCGAACTCAACTGGGGGAAATCGGGGTCTGCAGTCGGATTGGCCACAAGCGAACACGTCTACATGGCGGCGGAGGACGGGATCGTCGGCTACCATCACGAGACGGGGGAGGAGCACTGGCGGTCGACGATCGAGGACGCGACGTTCGGCATGCCGGTGGGTGCTGGCCCGACCGTCTACGTCGGCATCGACGACTCGAGCGAGGGGACGGGTGTCGCCGCGTTCGACGTCGTCGAGGACGACCTCGAGTGGGTCGTCGAAACCGAGTCGCGCCCGACGGATCTCGCGTTCGCCGACGGGACGGTCTTCGCCAGCGACGACGGACTCCTCGCGATCCGATCCGGGGGAGGCGAGAACGGAGTCGACGATCCGGACGAAGACGATGGCGAGGCGAACGAAAGCGACGACGGTGACGACGCGGAATCGGTTGACGACGAGAACGGAGCTGACGACGATGATGAAACGGACGACGGAGAAACGGAAACGGACGAAGGCGACGGAGAATCGGACGAGGATGACGACGTCGTCTTCGGTACCGAACTGGACGACGGGACGGACGAGCAGGACGACGGGATGCCCGGGTTCACGACCGGCGCAGGTGTCGTTAGCGGGGCGCTCACCCTCGAGTGGCTACGTCGTCGAGCTGACGGATTGGACGACCCGGTAGAGTAG
- the htpX gene encoding zinc metalloprotease HtpX, with product MDWKPDWGLRFRMFLTMFLLFALYIVFAGVLTAYLTGGANLLVFAMLFGGMSFVQYYFSDTLTLKTMGAKKVSPQEYPQLHSSVERLSQQADLPKPKVAVIDSKVPNAFATGRNQKNAAVAVTTGLMGKLSREELDGVIAHELAHVKNRDMMVMTIASFLSTVAFMIVRWGALFGGRGRGGRGGGVVVAILVSLVVWIISYLLIRALSRYREFAADRGAAAITGNPAALASALMTISGEVDKIPDKDLREEAEMNAFFIIPLKSGVVGRLFSTHPPTERRVEQLRELERSMEMV from the coding sequence ATGGACTGGAAACCGGACTGGGGACTTCGATTTCGGATGTTCCTGACGATGTTTCTGCTGTTCGCCCTCTACATCGTGTTCGCGGGGGTGCTCACCGCCTATCTCACTGGCGGGGCGAATCTGCTCGTCTTCGCGATGCTCTTTGGTGGAATGTCGTTCGTTCAGTACTACTTCAGCGACACGCTGACGCTCAAGACGATGGGCGCGAAGAAGGTCTCCCCTCAGGAGTATCCGCAGCTTCACAGTTCGGTCGAACGCCTCTCCCAGCAGGCTGATCTCCCGAAACCGAAAGTCGCGGTCATCGATTCGAAGGTGCCGAACGCGTTCGCAACGGGCCGGAACCAGAAAAACGCCGCCGTCGCCGTCACCACGGGGCTGATGGGAAAACTCTCTCGCGAGGAACTCGACGGTGTGATCGCCCACGAACTCGCCCACGTCAAAAACCGGGACATGATGGTGATGACCATCGCCTCGTTCCTCTCGACGGTCGCGTTCATGATCGTCCGCTGGGGCGCGTTATTCGGCGGTCGCGGCCGCGGCGGACGGGGTGGTGGCGTCGTCGTCGCCATCCTCGTCTCGCTGGTCGTCTGGATCATCAGCTATCTCCTCATTCGGGCGCTCTCGCGGTACCGGGAGTTCGCCGCCGACCGAGGTGCTGCAGCGATTACCGGGAACCCCGCCGCCCTCGCCTCGGCGCTCATGACCATCTCGGGGGAGGTGGACAAGATTCCGGACAAAGATCTGCGCGAGGAGGCCGAGATGAACGCGTTCTTCATCATCCCGCTGAAGTCGGGCGTCGTCGGTCGCCTGTTCTCGACCCATCCACCGACCGAGCGCCGCGTCGAGCAGTTGCGGGAACTCGAGCGGTCGATGGAAATGGTCTGA
- the pspAB gene encoding PspA-associated protein PspAB, producing the protein MGLLDGLRAVLGIRAESDASRDADPDDLFGMSTAYLTMEADLGYDSVDAGALCFAGVDSSSFRDAVDEVEAILEAGREDTGTDFRVTEDDHGYHWVVLEDSDPEDLITSLHFAADTFIERSYGSRLLAAVFGYERDGDPAYWIYSFRRGAYYPFAPRPGRERDSSMEFKLESVLDGELEIEPDKEYWYPLWPGSSGSHPWE; encoded by the coding sequence ATGGGACTCCTGGACGGACTCCGTGCCGTCCTCGGCATACGCGCGGAATCGGACGCCAGCCGGGACGCCGACCCCGACGACCTCTTCGGGATGAGCACCGCTTACCTGACGATGGAAGCCGACCTGGGCTACGACTCCGTCGACGCCGGTGCCCTCTGCTTCGCGGGCGTCGACTCGAGTAGCTTTCGCGATGCCGTCGACGAGGTCGAGGCCATCCTCGAGGCCGGCCGCGAGGACACGGGCACCGACTTCCGGGTCACCGAGGACGACCACGGCTATCACTGGGTCGTCCTCGAGGACAGCGACCCCGAGGATCTCATCACGAGCCTCCACTTCGCCGCGGACACGTTCATCGAGCGAAGCTACGGCTCGCGGCTTCTGGCGGCCGTCTTCGGCTACGAGCGCGACGGCGACCCGGCCTACTGGATCTACTCCTTCCGCCGGGGGGCCTACTACCCCTTCGCGCCCCGACCCGGCCGGGAACGGGACTCGAGTATGGAGTTCAAACTCGAGTCCGTCCTCGACGGTGAACTCGAGATCGAACCAGACAAGGAGTACTGGTACCCGTTGTGGCCCGGCTCGAGCGGCAGCCACCCCTGGGAGTGA
- a CDS encoding MutS-related protein, whose protein sequence is METNLESIPGVGEKTARALAELDDPETALETGDVAALARAPGITVGRAARIARGAIRQEHDDPGGFLATDRTREIYRTVLSLCQERTVTDYAAHRLETLYPSPRRSRIEEVQSFTRRALERDPDPAVLEALEGVEPLERPGDVRVRDRCLATTDAERYSEARAAIPELSVEIVEDAQGLAELARGYATVIAIDESFAGIDLEGDVRVRPDALEEPASIVPERPLAFFARNRERLRAAVAVHRALEGDKNDGFEGGDEHGEDGTGIVDVDTDVDIDLAALERGLERLDDDGTVAGDDELDRLTVAVDDLDTVVGVAESVANDRLREAIQEQDVTIEGADLLSLVERGAGVDSLLSRELADEYAAAVTAAREHLTDALDLDVGEAEFAQRIFRDEPTFPVERDENAVSRLREELVAARDRRAATLKRDLAADLAAQREGAQELVRTALELDVELAISRFTRDFACTMPEFVWDADANGNNNGATVGFAIEGGRSPVLEEPLEAIDPVDYEVSGVTLLSGVNSGGKTSTLDLVASVVVLAHMGLPVPAERVRLRRFDDVHYHAKSQGTLDAGAFETTVREFADLAAGGEGSLVLVDELESITEPGASAKIIAGILEALTENGATAVFVSHLAGEIRETADVDVAVDGIEAVGLVDGELVVNRSPVTDHLARSTPELIVEKLAGEDDTQFYERLLEKFE, encoded by the coding sequence ATGGAGACCAATCTCGAGTCGATTCCGGGCGTCGGCGAGAAAACCGCCCGCGCACTGGCTGAACTCGACGACCCCGAAACCGCGCTCGAGACCGGTGACGTCGCCGCACTCGCACGCGCACCCGGGATCACCGTCGGCCGCGCGGCCCGCATCGCCCGCGGCGCGATCCGCCAGGAACACGACGACCCCGGCGGCTTCCTCGCCACCGACCGCACCCGGGAGATCTACCGGACGGTGCTCTCGCTGTGTCAGGAACGGACGGTAACCGACTACGCGGCCCACCGCCTCGAGACGCTGTACCCGAGCCCCCGGCGCTCGCGCATCGAGGAGGTGCAGTCGTTCACCCGCCGCGCGCTCGAGCGCGACCCCGACCCGGCCGTCCTCGAGGCCCTGGAGGGCGTCGAACCGCTCGAACGACCCGGCGACGTCCGCGTCCGCGACCGGTGTTTGGCGACGACCGACGCCGAACGCTACAGCGAAGCGCGGGCAGCGATCCCCGAACTCTCTGTCGAAATCGTCGAGGACGCCCAGGGGCTGGCCGAGCTAGCCAGAGGCTACGCGACCGTGATCGCTATCGACGAGTCGTTCGCCGGGATCGACCTCGAGGGTGACGTTCGGGTTCGCCCCGACGCCCTCGAGGAACCGGCGTCGATCGTTCCCGAGCGACCGCTGGCGTTTTTCGCCCGCAATCGGGAACGGCTGCGGGCGGCGGTAGCGGTGCATCGGGCGCTCGAGGGGGACAAAAACGACGGTTTCGAGGGCGGCGACGAGCACGGCGAGGACGGAACCGGCATCGTGGACGTCGACACGGACGTCGATATCGATCTCGCGGCACTCGAACGCGGCCTCGAGCGCCTGGACGACGACGGCACCGTCGCGGGCGACGACGAACTCGATCGACTCACCGTCGCCGTCGACGATCTGGATACGGTGGTCGGCGTCGCCGAGAGCGTGGCGAACGACCGCCTTCGGGAGGCGATTCAGGAACAGGACGTCACCATCGAGGGCGCCGACCTGCTCTCGCTGGTCGAACGCGGCGCCGGTGTCGACTCCTTGCTCTCGCGGGAGCTCGCCGACGAGTACGCCGCGGCCGTGACGGCCGCTCGAGAGCACCTGACCGACGCGCTGGATCTCGACGTCGGGGAGGCGGAGTTCGCCCAGCGAATCTTCCGCGACGAGCCGACGTTCCCGGTCGAGCGCGACGAGAACGCCGTCTCCCGCCTGCGAGAGGAACTCGTCGCCGCCCGTGATCGACGGGCCGCCACACTCAAGCGCGACCTCGCGGCCGACCTGGCCGCCCAACGCGAGGGAGCACAGGAACTCGTCCGCACGGCTCTCGAGTTAGACGTCGAACTCGCCATCTCTCGGTTCACCCGGGATTTCGCGTGTACGATGCCCGAGTTCGTCTGGGACGCCGACGCCAACGGCAACAACAACGGAGCGACCGTCGGCTTCGCGATCGAGGGCGGCCGCTCGCCGGTACTCGAGGAGCCCCTCGAGGCGATCGATCCCGTCGACTACGAGGTATCGGGCGTCACCCTCCTTTCCGGGGTCAACAGCGGCGGGAAGACCTCGACGCTGGATCTGGTCGCGAGCGTCGTCGTGTTGGCCCACATGGGTCTGCCGGTGCCAGCCGAACGCGTCCGTCTGCGCCGCTTCGACGACGTCCACTATCACGCCAAGAGTCAAGGCACCCTCGACGCGGGGGCGTTCGAGACCACCGTCCGGGAGTTCGCCGACCTCGCCGCCGGCGGCGAGGGCTCGCTCGTCCTGGTCGACGAACTCGAGAGCATCACCGAACCCGGCGCGAGCGCGAAGATCATCGCGGGTATCCTCGAGGCGCTCACCGAAAACGGGGCGACGGCGGTGTTCGTCTCGCACCTGGCGGGGGAGATCCGCGAAACGGCGGACGTGGACGTGGCCGTCGACGGCATCGAAGCCGTGGGGTTGGTCGACGGCGAACTCGTGGTCAACCGGTCGCCGGTGACCGATCACCTCGCCCGCTCAACACCGGAGTTGATCGTCGAGAAACTGGCCGGCGAGGACGACACCCAGTTCTACGAGCGATTGCTCGAGAAGTTCGAGTGA
- a CDS encoding ORC1-type DNA replication protein: MTGDPEEGMLSWDESVFRNEHVFEIDYVPETFRHRDSQMQSLTYALRPAVRGSRPLNVMVRGPPGTGKTTAIQKLFDEVGAQTRDVQTIRVNCQVNSTRYSVFSRLFEGCFDYEPPSSGISFKKLFGQIAEKLVEDDRVLIVALDDVNYLFYENEASDTLYSLLRAHEEHPGAKIGVVVVSSDPALEPIDELDTRVQSVFRPEDVYFPMYDQPEIADILHERVTRGFHDEVVATDVLDRVAALTAESGDLRVGIDLLRRAGLNAEMRASRTVELEDVETAYEKSKYINLSRSLNNLAENERNLLAVLVEHDGAQAGDVYDLFHDETGLGYTRYSEIVNKLDQLGLIDAEYAEIDGRGRSRALSLAYEPEAIRDRLE, translated from the coding sequence ATGACTGGCGACCCCGAGGAGGGGATGTTGTCGTGGGACGAGTCGGTGTTCCGCAACGAACACGTCTTCGAGATCGACTACGTCCCCGAGACGTTCCGCCACCGCGATTCGCAGATGCAGAGTCTCACCTACGCGCTGCGACCGGCGGTTCGGGGGTCGCGTCCGCTGAACGTGATGGTACGTGGTCCACCGGGCACCGGGAAGACGACCGCCATCCAGAAACTGTTCGACGAGGTCGGTGCCCAGACCCGCGACGTCCAGACGATCCGGGTCAACTGCCAGGTCAACTCGACGCGGTACTCCGTGTTCTCGCGGCTGTTCGAGGGCTGTTTCGACTACGAACCGCCCTCTTCGGGCATCTCTTTCAAGAAGCTCTTCGGCCAGATCGCCGAGAAACTCGTCGAGGACGACCGGGTGCTCATCGTCGCGCTCGACGACGTCAACTACCTGTTTTACGAGAACGAAGCGTCGGACACGCTGTACTCGCTGTTGCGCGCCCACGAGGAACATCCCGGCGCGAAAATCGGCGTCGTCGTCGTCTCCTCGGATCCGGCGCTCGAGCCGATCGACGAACTCGACACGCGCGTCCAGAGCGTGTTCCGCCCCGAGGACGTCTACTTCCCGATGTACGACCAGCCCGAAATCGCCGACATTCTGCACGAGCGCGTCACGCGCGGCTTCCACGACGAGGTGGTCGCCACCGACGTTCTGGATCGCGTCGCCGCACTGACCGCCGAAAGCGGCGATCTCCGGGTCGGAATCGACCTCCTTCGGCGGGCAGGGCTCAACGCCGAAATGCGCGCCAGCCGCACCGTCGAACTCGAGGATGTCGAGACGGCTTACGAGAAATCGAAGTACATCAACCTCTCGCGCAGCCTCAACAACCTGGCCGAAAACGAGCGCAACTTGCTCGCGGTACTCGTCGAACACGACGGTGCCCAGGCGGGGGACGTCTACGACCTGTTTCACGACGAGACGGGACTCGGCTACACCAGGTATTCAGAAATCGTCAACAAACTCGATCAGTTAGGGCTGATCGACGCCGAGTACGCCGAGATCGACGGTCGCGGCCGGTCTCGAGCGCTCTCGCTGGCGTACGAACCCGAGGCGATTCGGGATCGGCTCGAGTGA
- a CDS encoding HalOD1 output domain-containing protein: MDSADDSTPPSLRSATKRTYTESFDLATGPIEAIVDLVARVDGQSPIELAPIYEVVDPDALNTLFSHRSGTAERSPGQTFEFVYEGYRITVIGDGRIQLSRPNHPAKVTEPLE, translated from the coding sequence ATGGATTCCGCCGACGACTCGACACCGCCCTCCCTTCGTAGCGCGACAAAACGAACCTACACGGAGTCGTTCGACCTCGCAACAGGCCCCATCGAGGCGATCGTCGACCTCGTCGCCCGCGTCGACGGCCAGTCACCGATCGAACTGGCACCGATCTACGAGGTCGTCGATCCGGACGCCCTCAATACGCTGTTCAGTCACCGCTCCGGCACCGCCGAACGCAGCCCCGGCCAGACGTTCGAGTTCGTCTACGAGGGGTACCGGATCACCGTCATCGGCGATGGACGTATCCAGCTCTCGCGGCCGAATCATCCCGCCAAAGTGACCGAGCCGCTGGAGTAA